Part of the Gigantopelta aegis isolate Gae_Host chromosome 15, Gae_host_genome, whole genome shotgun sequence genome is shown below.
atacgaaaacaaaagaaacttctttCGATTTGTAAGCatcaaagaaactgttttataaaacgttttcttttgtattttgttctaactttatgtttgagctaaaaattatgtatttaaaatacaatttcaacgtaactttgaggtaaccaaTCAGGTAACtcacaggttacgcaaatataattcacgtaaccgaacaattggttacctaggtaaaaaccacgtgaaccgacttccggttacctcagatttcgaaatgtTGTCCCCTGAATTAAATGTTGGCACACATCTAGTTGCCATTCTGacattctgaaattgtatcggaAACGCGGAAGTCTGGAATGCATTGCCTGATTTATGTTTGGAAACTAAAACTACTGTTATGTTGAAATTTTAAACTTATTATGTTGTCAGATTTATGCCATTTTGTATAATTCATTTGAACTTTAAACCTTCACTCAGGCAACCACAACAAAGAAACAGCTGAAGCAGACCACCACGACAACACCCTTGCCATCTGGGATAAAGACACGCTTAACAACGCTGAATGAAATGGCCAAAGATATTGGGCGGCAGGAGGAAGAATCCCGCCATATAACGAATCTGGTCACCCTGGCTGATCTTCTCAAGGATCTTACCCACTCTGTGGCCCATACGTCTGCCTTGGACAGGTTggtcctctgtctgtctgtctgtctgtctgtctgtcttcttcTTCCCGGGGAGAGGGATCTAGCTGAggcggtagagcgctcacctgaggtgctttggtcacaGGACCCAACCTCTATCGACCCATTTTCTGTGATTTGTcttaaccagtgccccacgactggtatatcaaaggccatggaatgtgttatcctgtctgtgggatgatgcatataaaagatcccttgctgctaatcgaaaagggtaacccatgaagtggcaacagtagGTTTCCCCcttaatatttgtgtggtccttaacgccatataaccataaataaaatgtttttgagttcgtcgttaaataaaacatttcctttccttttctttcaacAGACAAACTTCCTCAGCTCATCAAAACGATTCTGACAGCTTCAGCCGTACTAACCAGCGTGAGTCCGTTTCTGGAATAAACATCACCCAAGGTGAATCGGGTTGCATTATACCCATCCACAAGGTTCCAGCAAATAGACATTTACAAACCTCAGACATTCAGTCAGATGATATACCCATCCACCATGTTCAGGGCAGGCGAAATTTAAGATCCTCAGATATTCAGTCCGATGATATCGTACCCATCCACCATGTTCAGGGCAGACGAAATTTAAGATCCTCAGATATTCACTCAAACCGTCCTGGACCCAATCAGTATATTGAGACACCTATGTTTTACTATCCTCGGCTATTCCGTCTAGACCCTCCCTGGATATTCATTCAGATAATATACCAATCGACCATGCTCAGTCAAAACGTATTGGACCCACCCAGAATATGTTGTCAAATATTATGAAGTTATTACACCCAGTTCAGTCAGAGTACATTAGGCCCACATGCAATATTCAATCAAATAGTACAACCATGTCCAGTGTATCGGCGTGTCCGGTGTATCagcgcgtccggtgattcggcgcacttggtattttgcttaagtatgcttaggaagttgtcatgttgtcagtgtttttaatgaattaaagtTTAATTCCTTTtccaatggttaatcaagtatcaacatatttattgttaagggtgcaatttattaaaaaaattttttttacgattatcaataattatatcataatttcaaaataaatcattcacctgttttcgtatatataaacgcgaagtaggtggTGAGCGTTATATTGGCCCGTGGTGGGCGTTATATTAGCTCGTGGTGGCATGCTGGTGGGCGTTGTATTGGCCCGTGGTGGCATGCTGGTGGGCGTTACGTCTCCTCGTTGGCCCGTGGTAGCACACAACAGTTATTTGTGAACCTTCAGCAGAGatttatgcataccagcccATAACATCATGAATGCCCTATGATACGCCCTCAGGTATGTATctattaatgtatgtatttatgcatgAATGTATTTATGCATGAATGTATTTGCCATACGTTTGTGTGATATATTACATTAGTATCATCTATCTGGTATATGtgtaaatattgtaatcacggcaccccaaccctgacaccgTCATGAATGTCTGgggcaataaaataaacatttaaatgtcaaaaaagaaacgcataggtgatagtgaaagaagaaaagtgtttgattttacaaaatatcagggcaattccacggtaacggaattacgagTTGGAGAGATATTTCAGGCATTAAACTCAGCTAGTCCACATaagaaaaattatcataatgatGTAACTATGTAATACACTAGTACTGCACTAGTGCTTGTCATGGGCAGAAGTGAGACTCCCTACTACAAGGTGTAGTGCATGAGTAGTTAATTAAAGTTTGGTAATGGAATTACGTAAAAACGGACACCATTTTTGCGGGCACCGCAAAACATCTACAAACTCTGTGAAGtatgatgaaataattatttatcttcatGATGGAATGATCTCCTGATGACTTGtgattaacaaaatagaaattatattacaaattatcttttcataattttgttgtacaacattgaatgccggtaacggaattactcagtttggtaacggaattaccgctctgaatttacttttgaaaaacaatatttatttactttaaatttgatttgcaaatatgttgcataattttataagttaaataataattcagtatacttgttttaagcattcatattaatatttcaaatgataacTAGTTTCAATATCGGTAacatgtacacgtacatgtatacgaGTGGAGATTTAAACTAGCACTAAACTGTGTACATATTACATAGTAAATGACACCAATTGAAAAAAATTCTTGAACAGTGACATTGTTAATAACGAAGAGAATTACACCAGGTCAGAGGAACACGggccattttaaaattatataaactgaCCGTCAAACATCTAGATTGTATTACggtaagtgaaagatattatgcctaataataaaattcctcaTCTATCTGAGGTTATGATAACATACacgacaaaaataaaaaacccagtgtttTCTTTTTTGGCCAATCAAACATGCCatctttccattttaagaattttaCTCAGATTAGATTTCCTTGTAAAGATAGCATTAACACTATAAAACGGTTGCTTTCTTTTTgtccattatatacatttaaaagcatAATGTTGGTAATTAGAATGATACTATCTATTTTCTGGATATcctgtcatttaaatataaattattaaatacatgtacagtcaatAAATGCCTTTggataaagtaaaattaaagtttgcttcAAGTAAACATGTTATGTTACATTTCCACTTTCTGGaccctatatatgtttaaagatctATACAGAGCTTGAAATTGTGGCCTGTAAAAGGTGAAAagaagtctatttttaaatcttgcaagtgaaataaacattcacctgctaaaattaacTAAAAATTGCATCATTTATCAAAAAACAGATGTACGTACGATCATCTCATCTTGTATTTAGCTGAGGCCGAGCTCATAattctattacattttaattttataatgctctaaactACATATCAGAGGTCTTAAgtttccacacactgtcccaaaccctaCATTCACGttgtgctgtcttatttccagcaggccatttttgtttcacagcaggccatatttcttttggcctgctatttaaaaaataaataatggcaGGCCATATTTAGCTTCATATTTCGAGTCCGATATAATTCTAGTAGGTTTCGATTATAACTTGAATTTTGTCATGGATTTGCAGAAGTTTAGTCATCATAATGAAGTAGTACTGTTTGGTTAAAGTGTATCAGATTTCCTTAATTTCtatattgtcaatggataacatttatatatGGGTTTTCCGCAAATGCATTTGGagccactactagtactattaccatatggatttttaaaaaagattttgtatATCTTCCTAATGTTACATCACTTGATGTATTGGTGGATATGGATAAGAGTGTAGCATTTTAGTACTATGTAGGTTTATATTAAAGTGTTTCTTCACACTATATACCAAAGACGGCAACGGAATTACAAACctatggtaacggaattacatatgtttacagctatataattttactaataatgtatgaatttgaaagtaaatgtGTCTGATTATGTGCATTAACATATACTCAGAGAATATGAGTTGATTCcttgattaaatatatatgaataata
Proteins encoded:
- the LOC121389888 gene encoding uncharacterized protein LOC121389888, translated to MNTKQNKMEEFMASFETPTVIETDSKATTTKKQLKQTTTTTPLPSGIKTRLTTLNEMAKDIGRQEEESRHITNLVTLADLLKDLTHSVAHTSALDRQTSSAHQNDSDSFSRTNQRESVSGINITQGESGCIIPIHKVPANRHLQTSDIQSDDIPIHHVQGRRNLRSSDIQSDDIVPIHHVQGRRNLRSSDIHSNRPGPNQYIETPMFYYPRLFRLDPPWIFIQIIYQSTMLSQNVLDPPRICCQIL